Proteins from a genomic interval of Pristiophorus japonicus isolate sPriJap1 unplaced genomic scaffold, sPriJap1.hap1 HAP1_SCAFFOLD_382, whole genome shotgun sequence:
- the LOC139250477 gene encoding zinc finger protein 229-like, which yields CGKGFRSPSVLEIHQHSHTGERPFTCSECGKRFTQSSHLQSHQRVHTEERPFTCSECGKGFTCSSNLLAHQQVHTGERPFTCYECGQGFTCSSNLLTHQRVHTGERPFTCSECGKGFTQSSNLLRHQRVHTGERPFTCSECGKGFTQASHLLKHQRVHNTVHCGEKVYTCSACGQGFSRSSNLERHKRSHTGEKLCKCGDCGKRFNYPSQLETHQRVHTGERPFTRSECQEGFTQSSNLLIHQRIHTGEKPFTCSICGKGFTQSSTLLTHQRIHTGERPFSCSECGKGFNESSNLLAHQRIHTGERPFNCYECGKGFIQSSHLLRHERVHTGERPFTCSECGKGFTRSSHLLRHQRIHTGERPLTCSECGKGFTQSSHLLRHQRVHK from the exons tgtgggaagggattcagatcaccatctgtcctggaaattcatcaacacagtcacactggggagaggccgttcacctgctctgagtgtgggaagcgattcactcagtcatcccacctgcagtcacaccagcgagtacacactgaggagaggccgttcacctgctcggagtgtgggaagggattcacttgttcatccaacctgctggcacaccagcaagttcacactggggagaggccgttcacctgctatgagtgtgggcagggattcacttgttcatccaacctgctgacacaccagcgagttcacactggggagaggccattcacctgctcggagtgtgggaagggattcactcaatcatccaacctgctgagacaccagcgagtacacactggggagaggccgttcacctgctcggagtgcgggaagggattcactcaggcatcccacctgctgaaacaccagcgagttcacaa cactgttcattgTGGGGAAAAAGTGTACACATGCTCtgcgtgtggacaaggcttcagccgatcatccaacctggagagacacaagcgcagtcacactggggagaaactgtgtaaatgtggggactgtgggaaacgtttcaactacccgtcccagctggaaacacaccaacgagttcacactggggagaggccgttcactcgctctgagtgtcaggagggattcactcagtcatccaacctgctgatacatcagcgaattcacactggggagaagccgttcacctgttccatctgtgggaagggattcactcagtcatccaccctgctgacacaccagcgaattcacactggggagaggccgttcagctgctctgagtgtgggaagggattcaatgagtcatccaacctgctggcacaccagcgaattcacaccggggagaggccgttcaactgctatgagtgcgggaagggattcattcagtcatcgcacctgttgaggcacgagcgagttcacactggggagaggccattcacctgctctgagtgtgggaagggattcactcggtcatcccatctgttgaggcaccagcgaattcacactggggagaggccgctcacctgctctgagtgtgggaagggattcactcagtcatcccacctgttgaggcaccagcgagttcacaaatga